A region of Paenibacillus sp. 37 DNA encodes the following proteins:
- a CDS encoding GNAT family N-acetyltransferase, whose protein sequence is MSDMLVALYRLPEQESGLRKLEESSIVIRRAIAPEKQLVLDWVRSHFSQAWVDECEVAFARQPVSCYIAVEHGEMIGFACYEATCRNFFGPTGVSQDARGKGVGTALLLACMHAMKADGYGYAIIGSAGPVDFYARTLGAVKIENSTPGIYEGMLRAD, encoded by the coding sequence ATGAGTGATATGTTGGTAGCGCTCTATCGTTTACCGGAGCAAGAGAGTGGACTGAGAAAGCTGGAGGAATCCTCCATTGTGATTCGAAGAGCCATTGCCCCAGAGAAACAGCTTGTACTGGATTGGGTGAGGTCACATTTTAGCCAAGCTTGGGTGGATGAATGTGAGGTCGCTTTTGCACGTCAGCCCGTGTCCTGTTACATCGCCGTTGAGCATGGGGAAATGATCGGATTTGCCTGTTACGAAGCGACATGTCGCAACTTCTTTGGACCAACAGGCGTGAGCCAGGATGCACGGGGCAAAGGTGTAGGAACAGCCCTGTTACTGGCCTGTATGCATGCGATGAAGGCGGACGGTTATGGTTATGCGATTATCGGATCAGCGGGACCTGTGGATTTCTATGCCCGAACATTGGGTGCTGTGAAGATCGAAAATTCAACCCCGGGTATTTACGAAGGCATGCTGCGGGCAGACTAG
- a CDS encoding Gfo/Idh/MocA family protein, with amino-acid sequence MSTKQMLHIGMIGTGSISDLHMRCYAKNEDAVIYAICDLNEERAKAAAQKYDAQSVYTDYREMLEDPHVDAVSICTWNNTHAEFAIAALEAGKHVLLEKPIATNVEDALRIEEAVKKSGRTFIVGFVRRYDNNMQMMRRFIDAGEFGELYYAKASILRRHGNPGGWFADKSRSGGGPLIDLGVHIIDQCWYLMGRPKPVSVSGNTYRKLGNRAHIEHLSFYKAADYSAAVNDVEDMANALIRFENGASLAVDVSFTLHARGDESSVKLYGERGGFELEPETLIVTEKNNTILNIEPQTDNTGLHIHSAFQNQIDHFVDCCLNGTEPISPIADGVASTRMLCGIYESAEKGQEIRLD; translated from the coding sequence ATGAGCACGAAACAAATGCTGCACATTGGAATGATCGGTACAGGATCCATCTCGGATCTTCATATGAGGTGTTACGCCAAAAATGAGGATGCTGTCATCTATGCCATCTGTGATCTGAACGAAGAGCGGGCTAAGGCTGCGGCACAGAAGTATGATGCTCAATCCGTGTACACCGATTATCGGGAGATGCTGGAGGACCCGCATGTGGATGCTGTCAGTATCTGTACCTGGAATAATACACACGCCGAATTTGCCATTGCTGCACTGGAGGCAGGCAAGCATGTGTTGCTGGAGAAACCGATCGCAACCAATGTGGAAGATGCACTGCGGATTGAAGAAGCGGTGAAGAAGAGCGGACGTACCTTTATCGTTGGATTTGTGCGTCGGTATGACAACAATATGCAGATGATGCGCAGATTCATTGATGCCGGGGAGTTTGGTGAACTGTATTATGCCAAAGCTTCCATTCTGCGGCGTCACGGCAATCCAGGTGGTTGGTTCGCTGACAAAAGCCGTTCCGGCGGAGGCCCCCTGATTGATCTGGGCGTACATATTATCGACCAATGCTGGTATCTGATGGGCAGGCCGAAACCTGTTTCGGTCAGTGGTAATACGTATCGGAAGCTGGGCAATCGTGCCCATATCGAACATCTTTCTTTTTACAAAGCAGCCGACTACAGCGCAGCTGTGAATGATGTGGAAGATATGGCGAATGCACTTATTCGGTTTGAAAACGGGGCTTCGCTGGCGGTGGATGTGAGCTTTACCCTGCATGCACGCGGAGATGAATCTTCTGTGAAATTATACGGCGAGCGTGGTGGGTTCGAACTGGAGCCGGAGACACTGATCGTCACGGAGAAAAATAATACCATCCTGAATATTGAACCCCAGACGGACAATACGGGTCTCCATATTCATAGTGCATTCCAGAACCAGATTGACCACTTTGTGGATTGTTGTCTGAACGGTACAGAGCCGATCAGCCCAATTGCAGATGGGGTGGCTTCCACACGCATGCTGTGCGGAATCTACGAATCCGCTGAGAAAGGGCAGGAAATTCGTCTGGATTGA
- a CDS encoding UvrD-helicase domain-containing protein has translation MLSPNSTFYPRPLGVTPAASLPQSPSAPLETSRQLVGNDQQDAFYFRSLEEAGIKLNAPQISAVRHGRGPILTLAGAGCGKTTVLAARAGYLIEVSGVHAGSILLVTFTNKAATEMKDRIAALPGIRPAAARAVQARTFHSFALTLLRHYGVQEEIFGESRAQHTVLKMLLRQNGMSEAFQPESLLAMLSAWKMQGSETTDLPEKSQEERDAKRVLLGYEAWKQDRGKMDFDDILLRAAALLRDPAVLGPLQKRFQYIMVDEFQDTNHLQYEIVQKLASAHRNLMVVGDDDQTIYTFNGARQESILEFDKVYPGARIVTLDINYRSDARILGLGSELVARNKRRRDKRLRAAGNRGDAPRFATPSNAEEEAAWVVNQLCQQVEEGQHTYRDIAILHRTASSSRAVFEQLVLKDVPFVQHGASPVFYDQSLIRPLMDHLRLSLDPRAMDALPSALGPLYVSRDAGLEWIQRCEQQQAKKYPLIHLVKWDKLKPFQQEQVKERIKLIKSLHKLKPIIAIQEMRRQFYDKYMESGDPSIFTHYKETMLETLDEFEAAVKKFETVEEFIQFADELSRRHREMESLRRAQDSDAVQLMTIHRAKGLEFPCVYWIGASEGIVPHSTALRQDIPEDQKAALAVQQTDAELDMALEEERRLAYVAITRAKQYLYVTSPASHHGKPADVSRFLLEAFGMEVPDKRKPREESRTSSQTSYGKGNTQYAHSGSGARSEGRDMAQRRAISHSDRRDFEVHNERDEDRLGERRGSGEIRNHKAFSTTGVSPTAANSSSSHSHTSGSGNAERTETVAVWKCSSSTCKAWLRQKPAVPSAKTNKKVSSSPPACPLCSGSMEAGTRQVPVTGRFGK, from the coding sequence ATGTTAAGTCCGAACTCAACGTTCTACCCCCGTCCGCTCGGGGTTACCCCGGCGGCGTCCCTGCCCCAGTCCCCGTCTGCTCCGCTGGAGACCAGTCGGCAACTCGTGGGTAATGATCAACAAGATGCCTTTTATTTTCGCTCTCTGGAAGAGGCTGGTATTAAGCTAAATGCACCACAAATCTCGGCAGTCCGTCACGGCAGAGGACCGATCCTGACGCTCGCCGGAGCTGGTTGTGGCAAAACAACTGTACTGGCCGCAAGAGCCGGCTATCTCATAGAGGTCAGCGGCGTACATGCTGGCAGTATCCTGCTGGTGACGTTCACGAACAAAGCCGCCACCGAGATGAAAGACCGGATCGCCGCATTGCCAGGTATACGTCCGGCAGCCGCGAGAGCCGTGCAGGCTCGCACCTTCCACTCTTTTGCGCTGACATTGCTGCGTCATTATGGCGTGCAGGAAGAGATCTTTGGTGAGTCGCGAGCCCAGCATACGGTGCTGAAGATGCTTCTTCGCCAAAATGGCATGAGTGAAGCCTTCCAGCCTGAAAGTCTGCTGGCCATGCTGTCCGCATGGAAGATGCAAGGATCGGAAACAACCGACCTGCCTGAAAAATCGCAGGAAGAACGTGATGCCAAGCGTGTTCTGCTTGGTTACGAAGCCTGGAAACAGGATCGCGGCAAAATGGATTTTGATGATATTTTACTACGGGCAGCCGCGCTGCTTCGTGATCCTGCTGTTCTGGGGCCGCTTCAGAAGCGTTTCCAGTACATTATGGTGGACGAGTTCCAGGATACCAACCATCTGCAATATGAAATTGTGCAAAAACTGGCTTCCGCTCACCGCAATCTGATGGTTGTAGGAGATGATGACCAGACGATCTATACCTTTAATGGCGCACGCCAGGAATCAATTTTGGAATTCGATAAAGTATACCCCGGCGCACGCATTGTGACGCTGGATATCAATTATCGTAGTGATGCACGCATTCTGGGACTCGGAAGTGAACTGGTCGCCCGCAATAAACGCAGACGTGACAAACGGCTACGTGCCGCTGGAAACCGTGGAGATGCGCCCCGTTTCGCTACACCTTCCAATGCGGAGGAAGAAGCGGCGTGGGTTGTAAACCAGCTGTGTCAACAGGTTGAAGAAGGGCAACACACCTATCGCGATATTGCGATTCTTCACCGGACAGCAAGCAGCAGCCGGGCTGTATTTGAGCAGCTTGTGTTGAAAGATGTACCTTTTGTACAGCATGGGGCTTCTCCGGTGTTCTATGACCAGTCTCTCATCAGACCCTTGATGGATCATTTGCGTCTGTCCCTTGATCCACGTGCCATGGATGCTCTCCCAAGTGCGCTGGGACCGCTCTATGTATCACGGGATGCAGGGCTCGAGTGGATTCAGCGCTGTGAACAACAACAGGCGAAGAAATATCCGCTCATTCATCTGGTGAAATGGGACAAGCTGAAACCGTTTCAGCAGGAACAGGTCAAAGAACGCATCAAACTGATCAAATCACTGCACAAACTAAAACCCATCATCGCCATTCAGGAGATGCGCAGGCAGTTCTACGACAAGTATATGGAAAGTGGTGATCCCAGCATCTTCACCCATTATAAGGAAACGATGCTGGAAACCCTAGATGAATTCGAAGCTGCCGTCAAAAAATTCGAAACGGTGGAAGAGTTCATCCAATTCGCGGATGAGCTCTCCCGCAGACACCGTGAGATGGAATCTCTGCGCCGCGCACAGGACAGTGACGCAGTGCAGCTGATGACCATTCACCGTGCCAAAGGACTGGAGTTCCCTTGTGTATACTGGATTGGAGCCAGTGAAGGCATTGTGCCCCACAGTACCGCACTACGCCAGGATATCCCCGAGGATCAGAAAGCTGCGCTTGCTGTGCAACAGACAGACGCCGAACTGGACATGGCGCTGGAGGAAGAACGCAGGCTCGCCTATGTTGCCATCACAAGGGCCAAGCAGTACTTGTATGTCACCTCACCCGCATCTCATCACGGAAAGCCAGCAGACGTGTCCCGCTTCTTGCTCGAAGCCTTCGGCATGGAAGTTCCGGACAAACGTAAACCTCGTGAAGAGAGCCGAACGAGCAGTCAGACTTCATATGGCAAAGGAAATACGCAGTATGCCCACTCAGGCTCAGGTGCCCGTTCCGAAGGTCGGGATATGGCACAGCGCCGTGCAATTAGCCACAGTGACCGTCGTGACTTCGAGGTCCACAACGAACGTGATGAGGATCGCCTCGGTGAACGGCGCGGTAGTGGGGAGATTCGCAACCATAAGGCATTCAGCACCACAGGTGTGAGTCCGACAGCTGCGAATTCCTCTAGTTCACATTCGCATACTTCAGGTTCAGGTAATGCTGAGCGTACAGAGACCGTTGCGGTCTGGAAGTGCAGTTCGTCCACCTGTAAAGCGTGGCTAAGACAGAAGCCGGCTGTGCCTTCTGCAAAAACAAACAAGAAGGTATCATCCAGCCCTCCCGCCTGTCCCCTGTGTTCAGGATCGATGGAGGCCGGCACCCGCCAGGTACCCGTAACGGGGAGATTTGGGAAATAA